Proteins encoded by one window of Xyrauchen texanus isolate HMW12.3.18 chromosome 24, RBS_HiC_50CHRs, whole genome shotgun sequence:
- the LOC127617735 gene encoding BLOC-1-related complex subunit 7: protein MASSETQPRFGQSVKGLLSDKVTSCNGDVIALTRQVVKGSRSQELLCQAARNMVIQEDAILHSEDSLRKMSIITTHLQYQQEAIQKNVERSKNLQDQLKHLMK, encoded by the exons ATGGCTTCCTCTGAAACGCAGCCTCGCTTCGGTCAATCTGTGAAAGGGTTACTGTCGGATAAGGTCACTTCTTGCAATGGAGATGTGATCGCTTTAACTCGTCAAGTGGTAAAAGGATCCCGGAGCCAAGAA CTGCTTTGTCAGGCTGCTAGAAATATGGTAATTCAAGAAGATGCAATTTTGCACTCTGAAGAT AGTCTACGGAAAATGTCTATTATAACGACCCACTTGCAATATCA GCAAGAAGCCATTCAAAAGAA TGTAGAACGCTCAAAAAACCTGCAGGACCAGCTGAAACACTTGATGAAATAA
- the LOC127617733 gene encoding steroid 17-alpha-hydroxylase/17,20 lyase-like isoform X1 gives MSELHIMSWLFCPCLFSAVALAVLYLKRKMNGFLPGDRSPPSLPSLPIIGSILSLMSDSPPHIFFQQLQKKYGALYSLMMGSHKVLIVNNHHHAKEVLIKKGKIFAGRPRTVTTDILTRDGKDIAFADYSATWKFHRKIVHGALCMFGEGSVSIEKIICKEASSMCDVLTETQNSAVDLAPELTRAVTNVVCALCFNSSYKRGDAEFESMLQYSQGIVDTVAKDSLMDIFPWLQIFPNKDLRILRQCVAIRDKLLQKKYEEHKVDYSDNIQRDLLDALLSARRSSENNNSTQDVGLTEDHLLMTVGDIFGAGVETTTTVLKWSIAYLVHNPQVQKKIQEELENKIGTDRHPQLNERGILPYLEATIREVLRIRNVSPLLIPHVALQDTSVGEYTVQKGTRVIINLWSLHHDEKEWKNPELFEPGRFLNEAGDGLCCPSASYLPFGAGVRVCLGEALAKMELFLFLSWILQRFTLEMPAGQPLPDLQGKFGVVLQPKKFQVIARLREETKHC, from the exons ATGTCTGAACTCCACATCATGTCATGGCTTTTTTGTCCATGTCTTTTTTCTGCAGTGGCTTTGGCAGTcctgtatctcaaaaggaaaatGAATGGATTTCTGCCAGGCGACAGATCTCCTCCCAGCCTCCCCTCGTTGCCTATCATTGGGAGTATTCTCAGCCTCATGAGTGACAGTCCACCTCACATCTTCTTTCAGCAGCTACAAAAGAAATACGGAGCTCTTTATTCCCTCATGATGGGCTCCCACAAAGTCCTTATTGTGAACAACCACCATCATGCAAAAGAGGTCCTTATCAAAAAAGGGAAAATATTTGCAGGGAGGCCACGAACT GTTACAACAGACATATTGACTCGAGATGGGAAAGATATAGCATTTGCTGACTACAGTGCCACATGGAAGTTCCATCGGAAAATTGTGCATGGGGCTTTGTGCATGTTTGGTGAAGGTTCAGTTTCTATTGAGAAGATAA TTTGCAAGGAGGCGAGCTCTATGTGTGATGTATTGACTGAAACTCAGAACAGTGCAGTGGATCTGGCCCCAGAGCTGACACGTGCGGTCACAAATGTGGTGTGTGCCCTATGTTTTAACTCCTCATACAAACGTGGAGATGCGGAGTTTGAGTCTATGCTCCAATACAGCCAGGGAATCGTGGACACAGTAGCAAAGGACAGCTTGATGGACATTTTTCCATGGCTGCAG ATCTTCCCAAATAAAGATCTCAGAATTTTAAGACAGTGTGTTGCCATCAGAGACAAACTGCTTCAAAAGAAATATGAAGAGCACAAG GTGGATTACAGTGATAATATCCAGCGGGACCTGCTCGATGCATTGCTGAGCGCCAGACGCAGTTCAGAGAATAACAACAGCACTCAGGATGTTGGTTTAACTGAAGATCACCTGCTAATGACTGTGGGGGACATTTTCGGAGCAGGGGTAGAAACCACTACCACTGTATTAAAATGGTCAATTGCTTACCTGGTACATAATCCACAG GTGCAGAAAAAGATTCAGGAGGAGTTGGAAAATAAGATTGGAACAGACAGACACCCTCAGCTCAATGAAAGAGGAATTTTGCCTTATCTAGAGGCCACTATTAGGGAAGTGCTGCGAATTCGAAACGTCTCCCCACTCCTCATCCCTCATGTGGCACTCCAAGATACCAG TGTGGGAGAGTACACTGTGCAGAAAGGGACACGAGTTATTATTAACCTGTGGTCTTTACATCATGATGAGAAAGAATGGAAGAATCCTGAGCTGTTTGAACCAG GACGATTTCTAAACGAGGCAGGGGATGGTTTGTGCTGCCCATCAGCCAGCTACCTGCCATTCGGCGCAGGGGTGCGTGTTTGTCTTGGCGAGGCCCTGGCAAAAATGGAGCTCTTTCTCTTCCTGTCATGGATTTTGCAAAGGTTCACACTTGAGATGCCTGCTGGCCAGCCTCTGCCTGACTTGCAGGGAAAGTTTGGTGTGGTTCTTCAACCGAAGAAATTTCAAGTCATTGCTAGACTCAGAGAAGAGACCAAGCATTGCTGA
- the LOC127617733 gene encoding steroid 17-alpha-hydroxylase/17,20 lyase-like isoform X2 produces MNGFLPGDRSPPSLPSLPIIGSILSLMSDSPPHIFFQQLQKKYGALYSLMMGSHKVLIVNNHHHAKEVLIKKGKIFAGRPRTVTTDILTRDGKDIAFADYSATWKFHRKIVHGALCMFGEGSVSIEKIICKEASSMCDVLTETQNSAVDLAPELTRAVTNVVCALCFNSSYKRGDAEFESMLQYSQGIVDTVAKDSLMDIFPWLQIFPNKDLRILRQCVAIRDKLLQKKYEEHKVDYSDNIQRDLLDALLSARRSSENNNSTQDVGLTEDHLLMTVGDIFGAGVETTTTVLKWSIAYLVHNPQVQKKIQEELENKIGTDRHPQLNERGILPYLEATIREVLRIRNVSPLLIPHVALQDTSVGEYTVQKGTRVIINLWSLHHDEKEWKNPELFEPGRFLNEAGDGLCCPSASYLPFGAGVRVCLGEALAKMELFLFLSWILQRFTLEMPAGQPLPDLQGKFGVVLQPKKFQVIARLREETKHC; encoded by the exons atGAATGGATTTCTGCCAGGCGACAGATCTCCTCCCAGCCTCCCCTCGTTGCCTATCATTGGGAGTATTCTCAGCCTCATGAGTGACAGTCCACCTCACATCTTCTTTCAGCAGCTACAAAAGAAATACGGAGCTCTTTATTCCCTCATGATGGGCTCCCACAAAGTCCTTATTGTGAACAACCACCATCATGCAAAAGAGGTCCTTATCAAAAAAGGGAAAATATTTGCAGGGAGGCCACGAACT GTTACAACAGACATATTGACTCGAGATGGGAAAGATATAGCATTTGCTGACTACAGTGCCACATGGAAGTTCCATCGGAAAATTGTGCATGGGGCTTTGTGCATGTTTGGTGAAGGTTCAGTTTCTATTGAGAAGATAA TTTGCAAGGAGGCGAGCTCTATGTGTGATGTATTGACTGAAACTCAGAACAGTGCAGTGGATCTGGCCCCAGAGCTGACACGTGCGGTCACAAATGTGGTGTGTGCCCTATGTTTTAACTCCTCATACAAACGTGGAGATGCGGAGTTTGAGTCTATGCTCCAATACAGCCAGGGAATCGTGGACACAGTAGCAAAGGACAGCTTGATGGACATTTTTCCATGGCTGCAG ATCTTCCCAAATAAAGATCTCAGAATTTTAAGACAGTGTGTTGCCATCAGAGACAAACTGCTTCAAAAGAAATATGAAGAGCACAAG GTGGATTACAGTGATAATATCCAGCGGGACCTGCTCGATGCATTGCTGAGCGCCAGACGCAGTTCAGAGAATAACAACAGCACTCAGGATGTTGGTTTAACTGAAGATCACCTGCTAATGACTGTGGGGGACATTTTCGGAGCAGGGGTAGAAACCACTACCACTGTATTAAAATGGTCAATTGCTTACCTGGTACATAATCCACAG GTGCAGAAAAAGATTCAGGAGGAGTTGGAAAATAAGATTGGAACAGACAGACACCCTCAGCTCAATGAAAGAGGAATTTTGCCTTATCTAGAGGCCACTATTAGGGAAGTGCTGCGAATTCGAAACGTCTCCCCACTCCTCATCCCTCATGTGGCACTCCAAGATACCAG TGTGGGAGAGTACACTGTGCAGAAAGGGACACGAGTTATTATTAACCTGTGGTCTTTACATCATGATGAGAAAGAATGGAAGAATCCTGAGCTGTTTGAACCAG GACGATTTCTAAACGAGGCAGGGGATGGTTTGTGCTGCCCATCAGCCAGCTACCTGCCATTCGGCGCAGGGGTGCGTGTTTGTCTTGGCGAGGCCCTGGCAAAAATGGAGCTCTTTCTCTTCCTGTCATGGATTTTGCAAAGGTTCACACTTGAGATGCCTGCTGGCCAGCCTCTGCCTGACTTGCAGGGAAAGTTTGGTGTGGTTCTTCAACCGAAGAAATTTCAAGTCATTGCTAGACTCAGAGAAGAGACCAAGCATTGCTGA
- the LOC127617734 gene encoding WW domain binding protein 1-like isoform X1, producing the protein MSYLVADVSKATGKGGMWGVEYIRLGMGLFVSNAVIAPVGSVSLEAAVTENRLLCFGVNNQSYICDSGHCCGESQCCSYYYEVWWFWLVLTLIIILGCCCLCHHRRAKHRLQQQQRQHEINLIAYREAHNYTSLPFYFRFLPGYLLPAYEEVENRPPTPPPPYSASQPGQSTITVPLCSEQPDELCPPLQCSPVASASENCSPGPCIEQPHSPTSHCPTRNTHKPYLSLEEDGQLQQVACATSHSLVKQSSEDLTKVGEQGLDCSPDINDKTPGRHRRFTGDSGIEVCVCSQGPGDGEEEEMKELVGHLEGGLLEEQDFCDSCNPRSSSLRGLGVEEQGLATSDREPPRPPVCLQLHTINEQEGQFHGNNDPQS; encoded by the exons ATGTCCTACCTTGTCGCAGATGTTTCTAAGGCCACGGGGAAGGGCGGAATGTGGGGGGTCGAGTATATAAGACTAGGCATGGGGTTGTTTGTAAGTAACGCGGTTATTGCACCTGTCGGTTCGGTGTCATTGGAGGCAGCGGTGACCGAG AACAGGCTGCTGTGTTTCGGAGTGAACAACCAAAGCTACATCTGTGATTCGGGCCACTGCTGTGGAGAGTCCCAGTGCTGCAGCTATTACTATGAAGTGTGGT GGTTTTGGTTGGTCTTGACACTCATCATCATTCTGGGCTGCTGCTGCCTGTGTCACCACCGCAGAGCCAAACACCGACTGCAGCAGCAGCAACGGCAGCACGAGATCAACCTTATCGCTTACAGAGAAGCCCATAACTACACCTCTCTACCCTTCTACTTCA GGTTTCTGCCTGGCTACCTCTTACCCGCCTACGAGGAAGTCGAGAACAGACCTCCGACACCCCCGCCTCCATACAGTGCCTCTCAGCCAGGCCAGTCCACCATCACTGTCCCCCTGTGCTCTGAACAACCAGATGAGCTCTGCCCCCCACTGCAGTGCAGCCCTGTTGCCTCTGCATCAGAAAACTGTTCCCCAGGGCCATGCATCGAGCAGCCCCACTCTCCCACCTCACACTGCCCAACCAGAAACACCCATAAACCATACCTCAGCCTAGAGGAGGATGGGCAACTCCAGCAGGTAGCATGTGCTACCTCACACAGCCTGGTCAAACAAAGCAGTGAGGATCTGACTAAAGTTGGAGAGCAAGGCTTGGACTGTTCTCCTGACATCAACGACAAAACTCCAGGGCGTCATAGGCGCTTCACTGGGGACTCTGGGATTGAGGTATGTGTGTGCAGCCAGGGGCCTGGGGATGGAGAGGAAGAAGAGATGAAGGAGCTAGTAGGGCATTTGGAAGGAGGGTTGCTTGAAGAGCAGGACTTCTGTGATAGCTGCAATCCCCGCAGTAGTAGCCTTCGTGGTTTAGGTGTCGAGGAGCAGGGTCTGGCTACCTCAGACAGGGAGCCTCCGCGACCCCCGGTCTGCCTTCAATTGCACACCATCAATGAACAGGAGGGTCAGTTTCATGGCAACAATGATCCTCAGAGTTGA
- the LOC127617734 gene encoding WW domain binding protein 1-like isoform X2, translating to MPFLLGFRQNRLLCFGVNNQSYICDSGHCCGESQCCSYYYEVWWFWLVLTLIIILGCCCLCHHRRAKHRLQQQQRQHEINLIAYREAHNYTSLPFYFRFLPGYLLPAYEEVENRPPTPPPPYSASQPGQSTITVPLCSEQPDELCPPLQCSPVASASENCSPGPCIEQPHSPTSHCPTRNTHKPYLSLEEDGQLQQVACATSHSLVKQSSEDLTKVGEQGLDCSPDINDKTPGRHRRFTGDSGIEVCVCSQGPGDGEEEEMKELVGHLEGGLLEEQDFCDSCNPRSSSLRGLGVEEQGLATSDREPPRPPVCLQLHTINEQEGQFHGNNDPQS from the exons ATGCCTTTTCTGCTGGGGTTTAGACAG AACAGGCTGCTGTGTTTCGGAGTGAACAACCAAAGCTACATCTGTGATTCGGGCCACTGCTGTGGAGAGTCCCAGTGCTGCAGCTATTACTATGAAGTGTGGT GGTTTTGGTTGGTCTTGACACTCATCATCATTCTGGGCTGCTGCTGCCTGTGTCACCACCGCAGAGCCAAACACCGACTGCAGCAGCAGCAACGGCAGCACGAGATCAACCTTATCGCTTACAGAGAAGCCCATAACTACACCTCTCTACCCTTCTACTTCA GGTTTCTGCCTGGCTACCTCTTACCCGCCTACGAGGAAGTCGAGAACAGACCTCCGACACCCCCGCCTCCATACAGTGCCTCTCAGCCAGGCCAGTCCACCATCACTGTCCCCCTGTGCTCTGAACAACCAGATGAGCTCTGCCCCCCACTGCAGTGCAGCCCTGTTGCCTCTGCATCAGAAAACTGTTCCCCAGGGCCATGCATCGAGCAGCCCCACTCTCCCACCTCACACTGCCCAACCAGAAACACCCATAAACCATACCTCAGCCTAGAGGAGGATGGGCAACTCCAGCAGGTAGCATGTGCTACCTCACACAGCCTGGTCAAACAAAGCAGTGAGGATCTGACTAAAGTTGGAGAGCAAGGCTTGGACTGTTCTCCTGACATCAACGACAAAACTCCAGGGCGTCATAGGCGCTTCACTGGGGACTCTGGGATTGAGGTATGTGTGTGCAGCCAGGGGCCTGGGGATGGAGAGGAAGAAGAGATGAAGGAGCTAGTAGGGCATTTGGAAGGAGGGTTGCTTGAAGAGCAGGACTTCTGTGATAGCTGCAATCCCCGCAGTAGTAGCCTTCGTGGTTTAGGTGTCGAGGAGCAGGGTCTGGCTACCTCAGACAGGGAGCCTCCGCGACCCCCGGTCTGCCTTCAATTGCACACCATCAATGAACAGGAGGGTCAGTTTCATGGCAACAATGATCCTCAGAGTTGA